A section of the Euryarchaeota archaeon genome encodes:
- a CDS encoding PAC2 family protein yields the protein MTTDVHGRTPRAIVRVRDYKTTRLDGGTLIVSIPHVGDAGVLLTDFLLEQHAMDQVAGVDSDAFPPIASLRGGKPRCPMRIHADPRARVAVLRSDFEPPFLLWRSIGRGILDWAASKKIQRIVVVDGMTAQSTPNMGPPRVLFVATSKETRSAALDADLAEFDTGVVGGIGAVLLLEARFQGVDVVALYSEVREPLDDARGVVSLANALPHFVPGLHLDMARLTGDIRRVEAAVGAIRAQATGILQDLSQKESESPMYG from the coding sequence ATGACGACAGACGTTCACGGGCGGACTCCCCGGGCGATCGTCCGCGTCCGGGATTACAAAACCACGCGGCTTGACGGCGGCACGCTCATCGTAAGCATCCCGCACGTTGGGGACGCAGGGGTTCTCCTCACGGATTTTCTTCTCGAACAGCACGCCATGGACCAGGTCGCCGGCGTCGACTCCGACGCGTTCCCTCCGATCGCCTCGTTGCGGGGCGGAAAGCCGCGTTGCCCCATGAGGATCCACGCCGACCCCCGCGCGCGCGTCGCGGTGCTCCGATCCGATTTTGAGCCACCGTTCCTCCTCTGGCGGTCCATCGGGCGCGGCATCCTTGACTGGGCGGCCTCGAAGAAGATCCAAAGGATCGTCGTGGTGGACGGGATGACCGCGCAGTCGACCCCTAACATGGGCCCACCCCGCGTCCTGTTCGTCGCCACGTCGAAGGAGACCCGTTCGGCGGCCCTTGATGCCGACCTTGCTGAGTTCGACACGGGCGTCGTCGGAGGCATCGGCGCGGTCCTTCTTCTCGAGGCACGGTTCCAGGGCGTCGATGTCGTGGCCCTTTATTCGGAGGTGCGCGAACCCCTTGACGACGCGCGCGGCGTCGTGTCGCTTGCAAACGCCTTGCCGCATTTCGTCCCTGGCTTGCACCTTGACATGGCGAGGTTGACCGGTGATATCCGCCGGGTCGAAGCGGCCGTCGGCGCCATCCGCGCCCAAGCAACGGGCATCCTCCAGGATCTGTCCCAAAAGGAAAGCGAATCGCCGATGTACGGGTGA
- the nirK gene encoding nitrite reductase, copper-containing translates to MDYRMNTRLRFNGSVWSISVVLLAVSVSGCIGQQPTDGDSGKSGGGGTAHVEMIDLKFTPENLTVAPGTMVVFTNHDAVQHTVTPTDRALWGSDGSGDDVGKWLTTGQSWSFTFTKTGTFQYFCIPHAGKNSTGVWRGMVGSIIVSHSASASTGSSSSSGKAVPATTVVPSPIAPARARAGADGVVHLALETREVDGKLADGVGYTFWTFNGTVPGPMLRIGVNDTVELTLKNSADSTMPHSIDLHAVTGPGGGAAVTQLSPGASASFTFKALNPGLYVYHCASAHIPSHVANGMYGLILVEPDGGLPPVDREFYVVQGEFYTDGALGAKGFQGFSLSKLLDEEPEYFLMNGMVGALTGSGALKANVNETVRIYFGVGGFVPSSFHVIGEIFDRIYPEGGTPPVANVQTTLVPAGGATIVEFKVEVPGTYLLVDHWLTHAIDRGAAGHLVVTGDEDREVFSGTSTGAGSGH, encoded by the coding sequence GTGGACTACAGAATGAACACCAGATTGCGTTTCAACGGATCCGTTTGGAGCATCTCAGTAGTATTGCTTGCCGTGTCAGTGAGCGGCTGTATCGGTCAGCAGCCGACCGACGGGGACTCCGGTAAGTCCGGGGGCGGCGGGACCGCCCATGTCGAGATGATAGATCTCAAGTTCACCCCCGAGAACCTGACTGTGGCCCCAGGGACCATGGTCGTTTTTACGAACCACGATGCAGTGCAACACACCGTGACGCCGACCGACCGGGCGCTCTGGGGCAGCGATGGCAGCGGCGACGACGTCGGAAAATGGCTCACCACCGGCCAGTCGTGGTCCTTCACTTTCACGAAGACGGGTACTTTCCAGTATTTCTGCATCCCGCACGCCGGCAAGAACTCCACCGGCGTGTGGCGGGGAATGGTCGGTAGCATCATCGTTTCGCATTCGGCCTCGGCAAGCACGGGGTCTTCCAGCTCGTCAGGCAAGGCCGTTCCTGCCACCACGGTCGTACCGTCGCCGATCGCGCCGGCGCGCGCCCGTGCCGGCGCGGACGGGGTGGTGCATCTTGCTTTGGAGACGCGAGAGGTCGACGGCAAACTCGCGGACGGCGTGGGTTACACGTTCTGGACCTTCAACGGGACCGTCCCGGGTCCGATGCTCAGGATCGGCGTCAACGACACCGTCGAGCTCACACTCAAGAATTCGGCGGATAGCACGATGCCACACAGCATCGATCTCCACGCGGTGACCGGGCCGGGAGGAGGCGCGGCGGTCACCCAATTGAGTCCGGGCGCATCGGCCTCATTCACTTTCAAAGCCTTGAACCCGGGACTCTACGTCTACCACTGCGCCTCGGCGCATATTCCGAGCCACGTGGCGAACGGGATGTACGGGTTGATCCTAGTCGAGCCTGACGGGGGCCTTCCACCCGTGGATAGAGAATTCTACGTCGTCCAGGGCGAGTTCTACACCGATGGCGCGCTTGGCGCCAAGGGCTTCCAGGGTTTTTCACTGTCAAAGCTCCTTGACGAAGAGCCGGAATACTTCCTGATGAACGGGATGGTGGGGGCCCTCACCGGGTCGGGCGCCCTCAAAGCGAATGTGAACGAAACGGTCCGTATCTATTTCGGAGTGGGGGGCTTCGTCCCATCAAGCTTCCACGTGATCGGCGAGATATTCGATCGGATCTATCCGGAAGGCGGCACACCCCCGGTCGCGAACGTGCAAACGACCCTGGTCCCGGCCGGTGGAGCGACGATCGTGGAGTTCAAAGTCGAGGTCCCGGGCACTTACCTACTCGTCGACCATTGGCTGACGCATGCGATCGACCGGGGTGCTGCGGGCCACCTCGTGGTGACGGGAGATGAGGACCGGGAAGTCTTCTCCGGGACGTCGACGGGCGCCGGCTCGGGGCACTAG
- a CDS encoding ABC transporter ATP-binding protein encodes MDHNVVLRLEGVWKTFGTHAERLLAVKGASLEIHRGEVAMILGPSGSGKTTLLSIMGLLLYADAGEVYLTGREVAELPETKRSAIRRRRIGFVFQDFKLLPSMTAVENVEIAAQIRGLDGSDARQRAKAILTEVGLGARLHFLPNAMSPAEKQRVAIARALVNDPPVILADEPTGDLDADSGAETMALLRHFARMRGCAVVIATHDQRIREYADVIYNMEDGRLSGPMPGQRAPTPPGRGVGRALA; translated from the coding sequence GTGGACCACAATGTGGTGTTGCGCCTAGAGGGCGTCTGGAAGACCTTCGGCACGCACGCTGAACGCCTTCTCGCTGTCAAGGGGGCCTCCCTCGAGATCCATCGCGGCGAGGTGGCCATGATACTGGGTCCATCTGGCTCCGGCAAGACCACACTGCTCTCGATAATGGGCCTTCTGCTCTACGCCGATGCCGGTGAAGTGTACCTCACGGGGCGGGAGGTGGCAGAACTTCCGGAGACGAAGCGGTCCGCCATAAGACGAAGACGCATCGGGTTCGTGTTCCAGGACTTCAAGCTCCTCCCCTCCATGACGGCGGTCGAGAACGTTGAGATTGCGGCCCAGATCCGTGGACTCGATGGCTCCGATGCAAGGCAGCGGGCGAAGGCGATCTTGACTGAAGTCGGGCTCGGAGCACGCCTTCACTTCCTCCCGAACGCCATGAGCCCAGCGGAAAAACAGCGCGTCGCGATCGCACGGGCACTCGTGAACGACCCGCCGGTCATCCTCGCCGACGAGCCGACCGGCGACCTCGACGCGGACTCCGGTGCCGAAACCATGGCTCTCCTCCGACACTTCGCGAGGATGCGTGGTTGCGCCGTCGTCATCGCAACTCACGACCAGCGGATCCGTGAGTACGCGGACGTGATCTACAACATGGAGGACGGACGTCTTAGCGGCCCCATGCCAGGCCAACGCGCCCCCACCCCGCCGGGAAGAGGCGTCGGCCGGGCGCTCGCGTGA
- a CDS encoding ABC transporter permease translates to MAASVVGVAISVTLVLLLVGMYHGFERASTAYIDQAGADVWVAQRGSIDMFHSVSLLPDSVPGEIEKVGGVGSASPLVARTFHAHIAGVERDLYVIGFDVSTGVGGPRAVVQGSAAVSDNDIIIATTLAQESGISLGSIIRLADRDFTVVGITEIRAASVWSYAFIDFATARDAFKMAGSANYVLVRTNGEAAPDDVAREIEKTAPGTTAIASDDFAAANGRTVRELFVPILLVVGVVGFLIGLAVIFVSTWSGVMEHLPEYAVLKALGASPRMLGSTVVTQSAATALMGFVVGVPVYLMAAAALEGAVPRIGIATDWSEVAGAFVALVATAALAAYLPIKRIEKLDPARVFRGGW, encoded by the coding sequence GTGGCGGCCAGCGTGGTCGGCGTGGCCATCTCGGTGACGCTTGTGCTTCTTCTCGTCGGGATGTACCACGGCTTCGAACGGGCAAGTACAGCATACATCGACCAGGCGGGAGCGGATGTATGGGTCGCCCAACGCGGTTCCATAGACATGTTCCACTCCGTGTCATTGCTTCCGGATTCCGTTCCGGGCGAGATCGAGAAGGTCGGCGGCGTGGGCTCTGCGTCGCCGCTCGTCGCCCGGACATTCCACGCGCATATCGCGGGAGTCGAACGCGACCTGTACGTGATCGGGTTTGACGTCTCGACCGGCGTGGGGGGACCACGGGCGGTCGTCCAGGGCAGCGCCGCGGTATCCGACAACGACATCATAATAGCGACCACCCTCGCGCAAGAGAGCGGCATTTCACTCGGTTCGATCATCCGCCTCGCCGACCGCGACTTCACGGTCGTCGGCATAACGGAGATCCGGGCCGCATCGGTGTGGTCTTACGCATTCATCGATTTCGCCACCGCGAGGGACGCTTTCAAGATGGCAGGGTCGGCGAACTACGTCCTGGTAAGAACAAATGGTGAAGCGGCGCCGGACGACGTCGCGCGCGAGATAGAGAAGACCGCGCCGGGCACGACGGCAATCGCCTCGGACGATTTCGCGGCGGCCAACGGGCGGACCGTGAGGGAGTTGTTCGTGCCCATCCTCCTCGTGGTCGGAGTCGTCGGTTTCCTCATCGGGCTCGCAGTGATCTTCGTTTCTACTTGGAGCGGCGTCATGGAACACCTCCCCGAGTACGCGGTCTTGAAGGCGCTCGGTGCGTCGCCGCGCATGCTTGGATCCACCGTCGTGACGCAATCGGCCGCAACCGCTCTCATGGGATTCGTCGTTGGCGTCCCCGTCTACCTCATGGCGGCGGCCGCCCTTGAGGGGGCCGTGCCACGGATAGGCATCGCTACAGATTGGTCGGAGGTGGCGGGCGCGTTCGTGGCCTTAGTCGCGACAGCGGCGCTCGCAGCCTACCTCCCGATCAAGCGCATCGAGAAGCTTGACCCGGCGCGCGTCTTCAGAGGTGGGTGGTGA
- a CDS encoding adenosylhomocysteinase: MKEAPTGSPFLPTNTYIQIRTSHALISVAKSRIKDIAMKDEGKRRIDWAEAHMPVLSSIKRRFAREKPLKGIRLGACLHVTKETAVLARTLMAGGAEVAMCGSNPLSTQDDVAAALSAEGVSVFAWHGVNDKDYYSCVDDVLATKPHYTMDDGGDLVTRLHTAKKNLLSAVRAGTEETTTGVTRFKAMAEDKALQYPIVAINDAKTKHFFDNRYGTGQSTIDGILRATSLLLAGKTFVIAGYGWCGRGLAQRARGMGAHVVITEVDHVKALEAAMDGFQVMSMAKAASVGDFFVTVTGGKSAVGKKAIDNLKDGAILANSGHFDIEVDLEYLRKKAKTVTEARANVEEYDLKDGRKIYVLGQGRLINLAAAEGHPPEVMDMSFANQALTVEWLVTEEPKLENTVYPVPATIDANVAALKLASMGIEIDSLSEDQKKYLAGWKEGT, encoded by the coding sequence ATGAAGGAAGCGCCCACCGGTAGCCCCTTCCTTCCCACTAACACTTATATACAAATCCGCACGTCGCACGCATTGATTTCCGTGGCCAAATCACGAATCAAGGACATCGCGATGAAGGACGAGGGAAAGCGCCGCATCGACTGGGCCGAGGCGCACATGCCGGTCCTCTCGTCGATCAAGCGCCGGTTTGCCCGCGAGAAGCCCTTGAAGGGCATCCGCCTCGGCGCCTGCCTCCACGTCACGAAGGAGACGGCGGTGCTCGCTCGGACGCTCATGGCGGGCGGCGCGGAGGTCGCGATGTGCGGCAGCAACCCTCTCTCCACGCAAGACGATGTCGCCGCGGCGCTCTCCGCGGAAGGCGTCTCCGTCTTCGCTTGGCATGGCGTCAACGACAAGGACTACTATTCCTGCGTCGACGACGTGCTCGCGACGAAACCCCACTACACGATGGACGACGGCGGCGACCTCGTCACTCGTCTCCACACGGCGAAGAAGAACCTTCTCTCGGCCGTGCGCGCCGGCACCGAGGAGACGACCACCGGTGTCACGCGCTTCAAGGCGATGGCGGAGGACAAGGCGCTCCAGTACCCGATAGTCGCCATCAACGACGCGAAGACGAAGCACTTCTTCGACAACAGGTACGGGACGGGCCAATCGACGATCGATGGCATCCTGCGTGCGACTTCGCTTCTTCTTGCGGGAAAGACATTCGTCATCGCCGGCTACGGCTGGTGCGGCCGGGGTCTAGCGCAGCGCGCGCGCGGAATGGGCGCCCACGTCGTCATAACAGAAGTGGACCACGTGAAGGCCCTTGAAGCCGCGATGGACGGTTTCCAAGTGATGTCAATGGCGAAGGCCGCCTCAGTTGGCGACTTCTTCGTGACCGTGACCGGTGGAAAGTCCGCCGTCGGGAAGAAGGCGATCGACAACCTCAAAGACGGCGCGATACTCGCCAACAGCGGCCACTTCGACATCGAAGTCGACCTCGAATACCTGCGCAAGAAGGCCAAGACCGTCACCGAGGCGAGGGCGAACGTGGAGGAGTACGACCTCAAGGACGGCCGCAAGATCTACGTCTTGGGCCAGGGAAGGCTCATCAACCTCGCAGCCGCCGAAGGCCACCCGCCGGAGGTCATGGACATGAGCTTCGCAAACCAGGCGCTCACCGTGGAATGGCTCGTCACGGAGGAGCCGAAGCTCGAGAACACGGTCTATCCGGTCCCGGCGACGATCGATGCTAACGTGGCGGCGTTGAAGCTCGCCTCCATGGGGATCGAGATCGACTCCTTGAGCGAGGACCAGAAGAAGTACCTCGCCGGGTGGAAGGAAGGGACCTGA